The following proteins come from a genomic window of Nostoc sp. TCL26-01:
- a CDS encoding peroxiredoxin encodes MLTSTDFTGLFNERFFRNFLPVPASNELRLDVGTPDFQLPDITNGALVKLSNYRGKQPVLLAFTRIFTEKQYCPFCFPHIKALNENYEQFTNRGIEILLVTSTDEKQSQIVVRDLGLKMPLLSDPSCRVFRTYQVGQALGAPLPAQFVLDKDGRLRYKHLFSFLDHNASIEKLLAEFS; translated from the coding sequence ATGCTAACTTCAACAGATTTCACTGGTTTATTTAATGAGCGATTCTTTCGCAATTTTTTACCTGTTCCTGCTAGCAATGAGTTAAGACTTGATGTAGGAACACCAGACTTTCAATTACCCGACATTACCAATGGCGCGTTAGTTAAACTGTCAAACTATCGGGGCAAGCAACCTGTATTGCTGGCATTTACAAGAATATTTACGGAAAAGCAATACTGTCCCTTTTGTTTCCCCCATATTAAAGCTTTAAATGAAAATTACGAGCAATTTACCAATCGCGGTATAGAAATTTTACTAGTTACTAGTACCGATGAAAAACAAAGTCAAATAGTGGTCAGAGATTTAGGTTTAAAGATGCCATTACTCAGCGATCCTAGTTGTAGAGTATTCCGAACTTATCAAGTAGGGCAAGCTTTAGGAGCGCCTTTACCGGCTCAGTTTGTATTAGATAAAGATGGCAGACTGCGTTATAAGCATTTATTTTCCTTCTTGGATCACAATGCTAGTATTGAAAAATTATTGGCAGAATTTAGTTAA
- a CDS encoding AAA family ATPase has protein sequence MTQLFLLIGLPGSGKSTLAKQLVTECPQMELISTDAIRGQLFGSEATQGAWLLIWQEIERRFQQAVLTEKIAVLDATNAQRSQRREMLTLARNSGFTYITGIWVRTPVWLCLARNKKRLRQVPEEVILRMHRQLRDAPPSLEDGLDNLIDVGLTPKYGTEIALM, from the coding sequence ATGACTCAACTATTTTTGCTAATTGGTCTTCCTGGTAGTGGTAAGTCAACTTTGGCAAAACAATTAGTCACAGAATGCCCCCAGATGGAGCTGATTTCTACAGATGCCATCAGGGGGCAACTGTTTGGCTCAGAAGCCACTCAAGGGGCATGGCTACTGATTTGGCAAGAAATAGAGCGCCGATTTCAGCAAGCTGTTCTCACAGAGAAAATAGCAGTTCTTGACGCTACCAATGCCCAACGCAGCCAGCGCCGGGAAATGCTCACCTTAGCTCGTAATTCTGGCTTTACCTACATCACAGGAATTTGGGTAAGAACACCAGTTTGGTTGTGTCTCGCACGCAATAAAAAACGCCTCCGCCAAGTTCCGGAAGAAGTCATCTTACGAATGCACCGCCAACTCCGAGACGCACCCCCCAGCCTAGAAGATGGATTAGACAATCTCATTGACGTAGGACTTACCCCAAAGTACGGTACGGAAATTGCCCTGATGTGA
- a CDS encoding glucose-1-phosphate adenylyltransferase codes for MKKVLAIILGGGAGTRLYPLTKLRAKPAVPVAGKYRLIDIPVSNCINSEIFKIYVLTQFNSASLNRHIARTYSFSGFSEGFVEVLAAQQTPENPNWFQGTADAVRQYLWMLQDWDVDEFLILSGDHLYRMDYRLFIQRHRDTNADITLSVIPIDDRRASDFGLMKIDQSGRVIDFSEKPKGAALEQMKVDTTVLGLTPEQAVLQPYIASMGIYIFKKDVLIKLLKEALERTDFGKEIIPDAAKDHNVQAYLFDDYWEDIGTIEAFYHANLALTQQPLPPFSFYDEEAPIYTRPRYLPPTKLLECQVTESIVGEGCILKNCRIQHSVLGVRSRIESGAIIEESLLMGADFYQPYVERQCNIDKGDIPVGIGPDTIIRRAIIDKNARIGHDVKIINKDNVQEADRESQGFYIRSGIVVVLKNAVIPDGTII; via the coding sequence GTGAAAAAAGTATTAGCAATTATTCTTGGTGGTGGTGCGGGTACTCGCCTTTACCCTCTCACCAAACTCCGTGCTAAACCGGCAGTACCCGTGGCAGGGAAGTACCGCCTTATAGATATCCCTGTCAGTAACTGCATCAATTCAGAAATTTTTAAAATCTACGTCCTCACACAATTTAACTCAGCGTCCCTCAATCGTCACATTGCTCGTACCTACAGCTTTAGTGGTTTTAGTGAAGGGTTTGTGGAAGTGCTAGCCGCACAGCAAACACCAGAAAACCCTAACTGGTTCCAAGGTACAGCCGATGCTGTGCGTCAATACCTGTGGATGCTGCAAGATTGGGACGTAGATGAATTTTTGATCCTGTCAGGGGATCACCTCTACCGGATGGATTACCGTTTATTCATCCAGCGCCATCGAGACACGAATGCGGATATCACACTTTCCGTGATTCCCATCGACGATCGCCGCGCCTCAGATTTTGGTTTAATGAAAATTGATCAGTCAGGGCGAGTGATTGATTTTAGCGAAAAACCCAAAGGCGCAGCTTTAGAGCAAATGAAAGTTGATACCACAGTTTTGGGATTAACTCCAGAACAAGCGGTATTACAACCTTACATTGCCTCAATGGGGATTTACATATTTAAAAAAGATGTTTTGATCAAACTGCTGAAAGAAGCTTTAGAACGCACTGATTTTGGCAAAGAAATTATTCCTGATGCTGCCAAAGATCACAATGTTCAAGCTTATCTATTCGATGACTACTGGGAAGACATCGGGACAATTGAAGCATTTTATCATGCCAATCTAGCCCTAACCCAGCAGCCCTTACCGCCCTTTAGCTTCTACGATGAAGAAGCCCCAATTTACACCCGTCCTCGTTATCTACCACCCACAAAACTGTTAGAATGTCAAGTCACAGAATCAATTGTTGGCGAAGGTTGTATTCTGAAAAACTGCCGCATTCAACATTCAGTTTTAGGTGTGCGATCGCGGATTGAATCTGGCGCTATCATCGAAGAATCCCTACTTATGGGTGCTGACTTTTATCAACCTTACGTGGAACGTCAGTGCAACATTGATAAAGGCGATATCCCTGTTGGCATCGGCCCTGATACTATCATTCGTCGCGCCATCATCGATAAAAATGCCCGCATCGGTCACGATGTCAAAATTATCAATAAAGACAACGTGCAGGAAGCTGACCGCGAAAGTCAAGGCTTTTACATCCGTAGTGGTATTGTCGTCGTCCTCAAAAATGCAGTAATTCCCGATGGGACAATCATTTAG
- a CDS encoding DnaJ C-terminal domain-containing protein yields MAATDFKDYYSILGVSKTASPEEIKQAFRKLARKYHPDVNPGNKQAEARFKEINEAYEVLSDTDKRKKYDQFGQYWKQAGEGFPGGAGVDMGGFDFSQYGTFDEFINELLGRFGGAAPRGGRQTYSYQTPGGRPSGGFGDFGFQDMGTAGGSQDAEAVINLTFAEAFTGVQKRFSLGNETIDVRIPAGAKPGTRLRVRGKGQINPMTQQRGDLYLRVEFQPHSFFQIEGDNLVCEVPITPDEAALGASIDVPTPDGSVNVKLPAGVRSGQSLRLRGKGWPIAKGGRGDQLVKVAIVPPKDMSQQEREYYEKIRAIRSYNPRSHLQQVKL; encoded by the coding sequence ATGGCTGCAACCGATTTTAAAGACTATTACTCGATTTTGGGAGTGAGTAAAACTGCCTCTCCAGAGGAAATTAAACAAGCCTTTCGTAAACTAGCCCGCAAATATCACCCTGATGTCAATCCTGGTAATAAACAGGCAGAAGCACGCTTCAAAGAAATCAACGAAGCTTACGAAGTTTTGTCAGATACAGATAAACGTAAGAAATATGACCAATTCGGTCAATATTGGAAACAGGCTGGTGAAGGCTTTCCCGGTGGTGCTGGTGTCGATATGGGCGGCTTTGACTTCAGCCAATACGGCACTTTTGATGAGTTTATTAATGAACTACTAGGACGCTTTGGTGGTGCTGCGCCTCGTGGTGGACGACAAACTTACTCTTATCAAACTCCTGGTGGTAGACCTAGTGGTGGTTTTGGTGACTTTGGCTTTCAAGATATGGGTACAGCAGGCGGTAGCCAAGACGCGGAAGCTGTGATTAATTTGACTTTTGCCGAAGCTTTCACTGGTGTGCAGAAGCGTTTTAGTTTAGGTAACGAAACTATTGATGTCCGCATCCCGGCTGGGGCAAAACCTGGAACTCGTCTACGGGTGCGGGGGAAAGGTCAAATCAATCCTATGACTCAACAGCGCGGAGATTTGTATTTAAGGGTAGAATTTCAGCCCCACTCGTTTTTCCAAATCGAAGGTGATAATTTAGTCTGTGAAGTACCGATAACTCCAGATGAAGCTGCTTTAGGAGCCTCAATTGATGTACCCACACCCGACGGTTCTGTTAACGTTAAATTACCTGCGGGGGTGCGTTCTGGTCAATCTCTCCGTTTACGGGGTAAGGGTTGGCCGATAGCCAAAGGTGGAAGAGGTGATCAGTTGGTGAAGGTGGCAATTGTCCCACCCAAAGACATGAGCCAACAAGAACGAGAATACTATGAAAAAATTCGCGCTATTCGTAGCTACAATCCCCGCAGTCATTTACAGCAAGTCAAGCTGTAA
- a CDS encoding type II toxin-antitoxin system VapC family toxin — MLLRFVERSHPLHTEIRDAIRKLRNNSQQLQVTSQNCVEFWNVATRPISRNGFGLTPDKTEKLLRLIERLFPVLLDSSDVYQEWRRLVVKFGVSGVQVHDARLVAAMKVHKISHILTFNMEDFTRYKSEGILAIAPETVLNENT; from the coding sequence GTGCTATTACGATTCGTGGAACGCTCTCATCCTCTTCATACTGAAATTAGAGATGCTATCCGAAAATTACGTAACAACAGCCAGCAGTTACAAGTCACCTCTCAAAATTGCGTTGAGTTTTGGAATGTGGCTACACGTCCTATATCGAGAAATGGCTTTGGTTTAACCCCTGATAAAACCGAAAAACTATTGCGTTTGATTGAACGCCTGTTTCCAGTTTTGCTTGATAGTTCTGACGTTTATCAGGAATGGCGCAGGTTGGTCGTTAAATTTGGTGTTTCAGGAGTTCAAGTTCATGATGCTCGTTTAGTTGCAGCGATGAAGGTACATAAGATATCGCACATTCTCACGTTCAACATGGAAGACTTCACCAGATACAAAAGTGAAGGCATTCTGGCAATTGCACCAGAGACAGTACTTAACGAAAATACTTAA